One genomic window of Anaeromyxobacter diazotrophicus includes the following:
- a CDS encoding archease yields MRYTLPQPWRDLDHTADVGVAVEGATAEEALARLVLAFAALLAGGAPVEVERDEPLAVEAAGGGPALALAVLRELLYRFAVERVLPGACEVVMLAPCRAELTIGFGRHDPALHAGGLDLKAVTRHAARFERGEDGAWRAQVVFDV; encoded by the coding sequence GTGCGCTACACGCTGCCGCAGCCCTGGCGCGACCTCGACCACACCGCCGACGTCGGCGTGGCCGTGGAGGGCGCGACCGCCGAGGAGGCCCTCGCCCGGCTCGTGCTGGCCTTCGCCGCCCTGCTCGCCGGCGGCGCGCCGGTGGAGGTCGAGCGCGACGAGCCGCTGGCGGTGGAGGCCGCGGGCGGCGGCCCCGCGCTGGCGCTGGCGGTCCTGCGGGAGCTCCTCTACCGCTTCGCGGTCGAGCGCGTCCTGCCCGGCGCCTGCGAGGTGGTCATGCTCGCGCCGTGCCGCGCCGAGCTGACGATCGGGTTCGGCCGCCACGACCCCGCGCTCCACGCCGGCGGCCTAGATCTCAAGGCGGTGACGCGCCACGCCGCCCGGTTCGAGCGCGGCGAGGATGGGGCGTGGAGGGCGCAGGTGGTGTTCGACGTCTGA
- a CDS encoding NAD-dependent epimerase/dehydratase family protein, which produces MRVLVIGGSRFVGSLLTWRLLAQGHRATLLNRGTRPDPFGDRVERLRADRTGPELARLLAGRDFDASIDLAAYTGEDGRRAAEVLGGRVGHHVMISTGQVYLVRAPRPGGAAREEDYDGPVMARPAGEPDLGEWSYGVEKRACEDALAEAFARFRFPATRVRIPMVNGELDYYRRLETYLWRLLDGGPVLVPDGAPARTRHVYGDEVARFLVELLGRPATYGRAFNLAQEETPSLPELLEKLRALVGSRSELVPVAPDALAKAGLDPRAVSPLSTPWMSFVDPSRARDELGFRHLPLDVYLGRIAASFLAHPPPAPTPGYELRAREVALAAALQA; this is translated from the coding sequence GTGCGCGTCCTCGTCATCGGCGGAAGCCGCTTCGTCGGCTCGCTCCTCACCTGGCGGCTCCTGGCGCAGGGGCACCGGGCCACGCTCCTCAACCGCGGCACGCGCCCCGATCCGTTCGGCGACCGCGTCGAGCGCCTGCGCGCCGACCGCACCGGGCCCGAGCTGGCGCGGCTCCTCGCCGGCCGCGACTTCGACGCGTCGATCGACCTCGCCGCCTACACCGGCGAGGACGGCCGGCGCGCGGCGGAGGTGCTCGGCGGCCGCGTCGGGCACCACGTCATGATCTCGACCGGGCAGGTGTACCTCGTGCGCGCCCCGCGGCCGGGCGGCGCGGCGCGGGAGGAGGACTACGACGGCCCGGTGATGGCGCGCCCCGCCGGCGAGCCGGACCTCGGCGAGTGGTCCTACGGGGTGGAGAAGCGCGCCTGCGAGGACGCGCTCGCCGAGGCCTTCGCCCGCTTCCGGTTCCCCGCCACGCGGGTGCGGATCCCGATGGTGAACGGGGAGCTCGATTACTACCGGCGCCTCGAGACGTACCTGTGGCGGCTCCTCGACGGCGGCCCGGTGCTGGTGCCGGACGGCGCCCCGGCGCGCACGCGCCACGTCTACGGGGACGAGGTGGCGCGCTTCCTGGTCGAGCTGCTGGGCCGCCCCGCCACCTACGGCCGCGCCTTCAACCTGGCGCAGGAGGAGACCCCCAGCCTCCCCGAGCTCCTGGAGAAGCTCCGCGCCCTGGTCGGCTCCCGCTCCGAGCTCGTGCCGGTCGCCCCCGACGCGCTGGCGAAGGCGGGCCTCGACCCGCGCGCCGTCTCCCCGCTGTCGACGCCCTGGATGTCCTTCGTGGACCCCTCCCGCGCGCGCGACGAGCTGGGGTTCCGCCACCTCCCGCTCGACGTCTACCTGGGCCGCATCGCCGCGAGCTTCCTCGCCCACCCTCCCCCGGCGCCGACCCCCGGCTACGAGCTGCGGGCCCGGGAGGTCGCGCTCGCGGCCGCGCTGCAGGCGTAG
- a CDS encoding MATE family efflux transporter: MAPPRPVRAELGALMRLALPLAVASAGQAAMGVVDAAVCGRAGAVVLAGAGLGNVLFLDLAVTGMGLMMGLDPLVAQAFGAGDARGARRLLWQGTWLALGAGVLLALPWALVPLALRPLGIEDAVAREAGRFIWIRLPSLPALLFFVVAKSYLQGLGLTRAVLVSTLLANVVNFGLDLLLVFGGGDLPGWAGPLRAIPPLGAAGSGLATGLVTVVQALYLALAVRAVRVEGGLAGQRRPERAAIVRAARVGAPIALHLAAEVSLFALVGFLAGRLGRAPLAAHQIAIALASTSFTFAVGIGTAGGVRVGWAVGAGDTAAARRAGLTAFAAGAAVMALSGLVFFLFPGPLARLMTSDPSVAPVAAALLSVAAVFQLSDGVQAVGAGVLRGAGDTRYTFGANMVGHWLIGLPIAIGLGLAAGLGVTGLWWGLCGGLSVVAAALLHRFLRLSSRPIAALAPAGAGARPEATS; encoded by the coding sequence GTGGCCCCTCCCCGACCCGTCCGCGCCGAGCTCGGCGCCCTGATGCGGCTGGCGCTGCCGCTCGCCGTGGCCAGCGCCGGCCAGGCGGCGATGGGGGTCGTGGACGCGGCGGTGTGCGGCCGCGCGGGGGCGGTGGTGCTCGCCGGGGCGGGGCTCGGCAACGTCCTCTTCCTCGACCTGGCGGTCACGGGGATGGGCCTCATGATGGGGCTCGACCCGCTCGTGGCGCAGGCGTTCGGCGCCGGCGACGCGCGCGGCGCCCGGCGGCTCCTGTGGCAGGGCACGTGGCTCGCGCTCGGCGCAGGGGTGCTGCTCGCGCTGCCCTGGGCGCTCGTGCCGCTCGCGCTCCGGCCGCTCGGGATCGAGGACGCGGTGGCGCGCGAGGCGGGCCGCTTCATCTGGATCCGGCTGCCGAGCCTGCCCGCGCTGCTCTTCTTCGTCGTCGCCAAGTCCTACCTGCAGGGGCTCGGGCTCACCCGCGCCGTGCTCGTCTCGACGCTCCTCGCCAACGTCGTGAACTTCGGCCTCGACCTCCTGCTCGTCTTCGGCGGCGGCGATCTGCCCGGCTGGGCGGGGCCGCTGCGGGCGATCCCGCCGCTGGGCGCGGCGGGGAGCGGGCTCGCCACCGGGCTCGTGACGGTGGTGCAGGCGCTCTACCTCGCGCTCGCCGTCCGCGCGGTGCGGGTCGAGGGCGGCCTCGCCGGCCAGCGCCGGCCGGAGCGCGCCGCGATCGTCCGGGCGGCGCGGGTCGGCGCGCCCATCGCGCTGCACCTGGCGGCGGAGGTGAGCCTGTTCGCGCTGGTGGGCTTCCTCGCCGGCCGGCTCGGCCGCGCGCCGCTCGCCGCCCACCAGATCGCGATCGCGCTCGCCAGCACCAGCTTCACCTTCGCGGTCGGCATCGGCACCGCCGGCGGCGTGCGGGTGGGCTGGGCGGTGGGCGCCGGCGACACCGCGGCGGCGCGGCGCGCCGGGCTCACCGCCTTCGCGGCCGGCGCCGCCGTGATGGCGCTCTCGGGCCTGGTGTTCTTCCTGTTCCCCGGCCCGCTGGCGCGGCTCATGACGAGCGACCCCTCGGTGGCGCCGGTGGCGGCGGCGCTCCTCTCGGTGGCGGCGGTGTTCCAGCTCTCCGACGGCGTCCAGGCGGTGGGGGCGGGCGTGCTGCGCGGCGCCGGCGACACCCGCTACACCTTCGGCGCCAACATGGTGGGGCACTGGCTCATCGGCCTGCCCATCGCGATCGGGCTGGGCCTCGCCGCGGGCCTCGGCGTCACCGGGCTGTGGTGGGGGCTGTGCGGCGGGCTCTCGGTGGTGGCGGCCGCGCTGCTCCACCGCTTCCTCCGCCTGTCCTCGCGGCCCATCGCGGCGCTCGCCCCGGCCGGCGCCGGCGCCAGGCCGGAGGCGACCTCGTAG
- a CDS encoding MFS transporter: MRWLSAALPALRHRNLRLFFGGQCVSLVGTWMQSVAQGWLVYRLTGSTAMLGLLGFLAQVPVFLFGILAGSLADRYPRRRIVLITQVNAVIQATALAALTLTGVVQPWMLLVLVCLLGLSNAFEIPARQALLGEIAGEDMPNALALNSSVVNGARAVGPALAGWAVAALGEGVCFAVNAVSFAGTLWALAVMDLPPARPHLGSRRGHLLEGLAYAGRTTHVRALLLLLGLTSFFGLPYLSLLPAFAKDVLGGDARLLGTMQACAGVGALAAGVSLVLRRGLRGLGRRVAFGASALGLGLTGLALSRSPALSCAALVLVGFGFLTQAAGTMTLLQGLAPAEMRGRVMGLFSTLFIGTTPFGSLVGGLAAGRYGVGRVLLAGAAVVLAASAGFHLFLPRLRRTVLAQHPTLFPPQVP, translated from the coding sequence ATGCGCTGGCTCTCCGCCGCCCTCCCCGCGCTGCGCCACCGCAACCTGCGGCTGTTCTTCGGCGGCCAGTGCGTCTCGCTGGTCGGCACCTGGATGCAGTCGGTCGCCCAGGGCTGGCTCGTCTACCGGCTCACCGGCTCCACCGCCATGCTGGGGCTGCTCGGGTTCCTGGCGCAGGTGCCGGTGTTCCTGTTCGGCATCCTCGCGGGCTCGCTCGCCGACCGCTACCCGCGGCGCCGCATCGTCCTCATCACCCAGGTGAACGCGGTGATCCAGGCGACGGCGCTGGCGGCCCTCACGCTCACCGGCGTGGTGCAGCCCTGGATGCTGCTCGTGCTGGTGTGCCTGCTCGGGCTCTCGAACGCCTTCGAGATCCCGGCGCGCCAGGCGCTCCTGGGCGAGATCGCCGGCGAGGACATGCCGAACGCGCTCGCGCTCAACTCGAGCGTGGTGAACGGCGCGCGCGCGGTGGGGCCGGCGCTGGCCGGCTGGGCGGTGGCCGCGCTGGGCGAGGGGGTCTGCTTCGCGGTGAACGCGGTGAGCTTCGCGGGCACGCTGTGGGCGCTGGCGGTGATGGACCTGCCGCCCGCGCGCCCGCACCTGGGCAGCCGCCGCGGGCACCTGCTGGAGGGGCTCGCCTACGCCGGCCGGACGACGCACGTGCGCGCGCTGCTCCTCCTCCTCGGGCTGACGAGCTTCTTCGGGCTGCCCTACCTGAGCCTGCTCCCCGCCTTCGCCAAGGACGTGCTGGGCGGCGACGCGCGGCTGCTCGGGACGATGCAGGCGTGCGCCGGCGTGGGCGCGCTCGCCGCGGGCGTGTCGCTCGTCCTCCGCCGCGGGCTGCGCGGGCTGGGGCGACGGGTGGCCTTCGGGGCGAGCGCGCTCGGGCTCGGGCTCACCGGGCTCGCGCTCTCCCGGAGCCCGGCGCTCTCCTGCGCCGCGCTGGTGCTGGTCGGCTTCGGCTTCCTCACCCAGGCCGCCGGGACCATGACGCTCCTGCAGGGCCTCGCGCCGGCGGAGATGCGGGGCCGGGTCATGGGGCTCTTCTCGACCCTGTTCATCGGGACGACGCCGTTCGGCTCGCTCGTGGGCGGCCTCGCCGCGGGGCGCTACGGTGTCGGGCGGGTGCTGCTCGCCGGCGCGGCGGTGGTGCTCGCCGCGAGCGCCGGGTTCCACCTCTTCCTGCCGCGGCTCCGCCGCACCGTGCTGGCGCAGCACCCGACCCTGTTCCCGCCGCAGGTGCCGTGA
- the ruvC gene encoding crossover junction endodeoxyribonuclease RuvC — MVVLGIDPGTQRCGYGIVARRDGRLVRLASGVIVPGALPMAERLGLILDGLTRLLALERVEAVAVETAFCGRSPRSALALGQARGVVLAAAARAGLAVHEYAPAEVKRAFTGSGRADKGQMLRTARALFGLEARLADEADAVAIAVCHLARGHRAPPPRAAARPATAGARLRASGALRPSVRRFAEAP, encoded by the coding sequence GTGGTCGTCCTCGGCATCGATCCCGGAACGCAGCGCTGCGGGTACGGGATCGTCGCCCGCCGCGACGGACGCCTGGTGCGCCTCGCCTCCGGCGTCATCGTCCCCGGCGCGCTGCCCATGGCCGAGCGGCTCGGCCTCATCCTCGACGGCCTGACGCGGCTCCTCGCGCTGGAGCGGGTCGAGGCGGTCGCGGTCGAGACCGCCTTCTGCGGGCGCTCGCCGCGCTCGGCGCTGGCGCTGGGGCAGGCGCGCGGGGTGGTGCTGGCGGCCGCGGCGCGGGCCGGGCTGGCCGTGCACGAGTACGCGCCGGCCGAGGTGAAGCGCGCCTTCACCGGCAGCGGGCGCGCCGACAAGGGGCAGATGCTCCGCACCGCCCGCGCGCTGTTCGGGCTCGAGGCGCGCCTCGCCGACGAGGCCGACGCGGTCGCCATCGCGGTCTGCCACCTGGCGCGCGGCCACCGCGCCCCGCCGCCCCGCGCCGCGGCGCGCCCGGCCACCGCCGGCGCCAGGCTCCGCGCGTCCGGCGCCCTGCGCCCCTCCGTCCGCCGCTTCGCCGAGGCCCCGTGA
- the ruvA gene encoding Holliday junction branch migration protein RuvA: MIARLTGTLAEKRDDHAIVDVNGVGYRVQLSALSLAALPPPGERVAVRTYTHVREDALQLFGFATEEEESVFHELMGVKNVGPRAAQNILSGIAPRELARAVAEGDVARLTKVPGVGKKTAERLVVELKEKLVALARAAAPRTPGAAAGLFDQLEQALTGLGFKPAQASAAADALREQGGERPLDELLREALKLLRS; encoded by the coding sequence GTGATCGCGCGCCTCACCGGCACGTTGGCCGAGAAGCGCGACGACCACGCCATCGTCGACGTGAACGGCGTCGGCTACCGGGTGCAGCTCTCGGCGCTCTCGCTGGCGGCGCTCCCGCCGCCCGGCGAGCGGGTCGCGGTCCGCACCTACACCCACGTCCGCGAGGACGCGCTCCAGCTCTTCGGCTTCGCCACCGAGGAGGAGGAGTCGGTGTTCCACGAGCTCATGGGCGTGAAGAACGTCGGCCCGCGGGCGGCCCAGAACATCCTCTCCGGCATCGCGCCGCGCGAGCTGGCGCGGGCGGTCGCGGAGGGCGACGTGGCGCGCCTCACCAAGGTGCCCGGGGTCGGCAAGAAGACCGCCGAGCGCCTCGTGGTGGAGCTCAAGGAGAAGCTCGTCGCGCTGGCCCGGGCGGCCGCCCCCCGGACGCCGGGCGCCGCGGCCGGGCTCTTCGATCAGCTCGAGCAGGCGCTCACCGGGCTCGGGTTCAAGCCCGCCCAGGCGTCCGCGGCGGCCGACGCGCTGCGCGAGCAGGGCGGGGAGCGCCCGCTGGACGAGCTCCTGCGCGAGGCGCTGAAGCTCCTGCGCTCCTGA
- the ruvB gene encoding Holliday junction branch migration DNA helicase RuvB, with product MSPRPVREVSAEAKEGEARLEQSLRPATFDEYVGQEKLVSNFRVYARAARERGDALDHVLLSGPPGLGKTSLAHILARELQVNLHVTSGPALVKKGDLAGLLTALQPRDILFIDEIHRLSPAVEEALYPAMEDFRFDVVLGAGIGAQTMEMKLERFTLVGATTRTGLLASPLRDRFPIQERLDYYGAPELHEIVQRAARKLGLAFAPDGAEELARRARGTPRIALRLLQRARDFAQVEGDGRLDRRIVDVTLARLEVDANGLDGMDRRILACVIDTFGGGPVGIDAVAAAVGEEGQTLEDVYEPFLVREGYLARSPRGRVALPAAYAHLGKTKPAGKQGGLF from the coding sequence ATGTCACCGCGCCCCGTCCGCGAGGTCTCCGCCGAGGCGAAGGAGGGCGAGGCGCGCCTCGAGCAGTCGCTCCGCCCCGCCACCTTCGACGAGTACGTCGGCCAGGAGAAGCTCGTCTCGAACTTCCGCGTCTACGCGCGCGCCGCCCGCGAGCGCGGCGACGCGCTCGACCACGTGCTCCTCTCCGGCCCGCCCGGGCTCGGCAAGACCTCGCTGGCGCACATCCTCGCCCGCGAGCTGCAGGTGAACCTGCACGTGACGAGCGGCCCGGCGCTGGTGAAGAAGGGCGACCTGGCGGGGCTGCTGACCGCCCTGCAGCCGCGCGACATCCTCTTCATCGACGAGATCCACCGGCTTTCGCCGGCGGTCGAGGAGGCGCTCTACCCGGCGATGGAGGACTTCCGCTTCGACGTGGTGCTCGGGGCCGGCATCGGCGCCCAGACCATGGAGATGAAGCTCGAGCGCTTCACGCTCGTCGGCGCCACCACGCGCACCGGGCTCCTCGCGAGCCCGCTCCGCGACCGGTTCCCCATCCAGGAGCGGCTCGACTACTACGGCGCCCCGGAGCTGCACGAGATCGTGCAGCGGGCGGCCCGGAAGCTCGGCCTCGCCTTCGCGCCGGACGGCGCCGAGGAGCTGGCGCGGCGCGCGCGCGGCACCCCGCGGATCGCGCTCCGGCTCCTGCAGCGCGCGCGCGACTTCGCCCAGGTGGAGGGCGACGGCCGCCTCGACCGGCGCATCGTGGACGTCACCCTCGCGCGGCTGGAGGTGGACGCGAACGGGCTCGACGGGATGGACCGGCGCATCCTCGCCTGCGTCATCGACACCTTCGGCGGCGGGCCGGTCGGCATCGACGCCGTGGCCGCGGCGGTGGGCGAGGAGGGGCAGACGCTCGAGGACGTCTACGAGCCGTTCCTCGTCCGCGAGGGGTACCTGGCGCGCTCGCCGCGAGGCCGGGTGGCGCTGCCGGCCGCGTACGCGCACCTGGGGAAGACGAAGCCCGCCGGCAAGCAGGGCGGGCTCTTCTAG
- a CDS encoding rhomboid family intramembrane serine protease, with amino-acid sequence MIPLKDDVPVRRPPVVTIALIGGNVAAFLWQIAVVGLPLSVQVGGAIPYEILSLRDVPPADLVPPPFTVLTSMFLHGGFMHIAGNMLFLWIFGNNVEDVLGRFRFLLFYLACGVAAALAQVGVAAAAGDEASLLVPMVGASGAIAGVLAAYMILFPRARVLTLVPIFIFIRLIYVPAVFFIGLWFVLQLLSAFMGDQGSGVAFAAHVGGFVTGFVLVKTLAPRTGWTVSRRGW; translated from the coding sequence GTGATCCCTCTCAAGGACGACGTCCCCGTCCGGCGGCCGCCGGTCGTCACCATCGCCCTCATCGGGGGGAACGTGGCCGCCTTCCTGTGGCAGATCGCCGTCGTGGGGCTGCCACTGTCGGTGCAGGTGGGCGGGGCCATCCCCTACGAGATCCTCAGCCTGCGCGACGTGCCGCCCGCGGACCTGGTGCCGCCGCCGTTCACCGTCCTCACCAGCATGTTCCTCCACGGCGGGTTCATGCACATCGCCGGGAACATGCTGTTCCTGTGGATCTTCGGGAACAACGTGGAGGACGTGCTGGGCCGGTTCCGCTTCCTGCTGTTCTACCTCGCGTGCGGGGTCGCGGCGGCGCTCGCGCAGGTGGGGGTGGCGGCGGCCGCCGGGGACGAGGCCTCCCTGCTCGTCCCGATGGTCGGCGCGAGCGGCGCCATCGCCGGCGTCCTCGCCGCCTACATGATCCTCTTCCCGCGCGCCCGGGTGCTCACCCTCGTGCCCATCTTCATCTTCATCCGGCTCATCTACGTGCCGGCCGTCTTCTTCATCGGCCTCTGGTTCGTGCTCCAGCTCCTCAGCGCCTTCATGGGGGACCAGGGCAGCGGTGTCGCTTTCGCGGCACACGTGGGCGGATTCGTCACGGGGTTCGTGCTGGTGAAGACGCTCGCCCCGCGGACCGGGTGGACCGTGAGCCGGCGCGGCTGGTAG
- the lpxC gene encoding UDP-3-O-acyl-N-acetylglucosamine deacetylase produces the protein MANWNQRTVARKVTCRGVGLHSGRPASLTLAPAAPDAGVTFFRRDLGVEIPARAEHVVDTQLSTSLGLGPARVATVEHVLAALTGMGVDNCRVELDGPEIPILDGSAAPFVYLLQEAGVRTQRAGKRFLIVKRPVEAREGDKVARVEPAPELSVRFTVDFGHPLITDQTFSFVFSDRVFAREVARARTFCFLRDVERMQAAGLALGGSLDNAIVVDEFSILNPGGLRYPDEFARHKVLDAMGDLSLLGMPLIATFTARRSGHALNQALVKKLLADPTAHAVVQIGADEELEPLQIRLPALGALDAA, from the coding sequence ATGGCGAACTGGAACCAACGGACGGTGGCGCGCAAGGTGACTTGCCGCGGCGTGGGCCTGCACTCGGGCCGCCCGGCGAGCCTGACGCTCGCCCCGGCCGCGCCCGACGCCGGCGTCACCTTCTTCCGCCGTGATCTCGGGGTCGAGATCCCCGCCCGCGCCGAGCACGTCGTCGACACGCAGCTCTCCACCAGCCTGGGCCTCGGCCCGGCGCGCGTCGCGACCGTCGAGCACGTGCTGGCGGCGCTCACGGGCATGGGCGTCGACAACTGCCGCGTCGAGCTGGACGGGCCGGAGATCCCCATCCTCGACGGCTCCGCCGCGCCCTTCGTCTACCTGCTCCAGGAGGCGGGGGTCCGCACGCAGCGCGCGGGCAAGCGCTTCCTCATCGTGAAGCGCCCGGTCGAGGCGCGCGAGGGCGACAAGGTGGCGCGCGTCGAGCCCGCCCCGGAGCTGTCGGTCCGCTTCACCGTCGACTTCGGCCACCCGCTCATCACCGACCAGACCTTCTCCTTCGTCTTCTCCGACCGCGTCTTCGCGCGGGAGGTGGCGCGCGCCCGCACCTTCTGCTTCCTGCGCGACGTCGAGCGCATGCAGGCGGCCGGGCTCGCGCTCGGCGGCAGCCTCGACAACGCCATCGTGGTGGACGAGTTCTCGATCCTGAATCCCGGCGGGCTGCGCTACCCCGACGAGTTCGCCCGGCACAAGGTGCTCGACGCCATGGGCGACCTCTCGCTGCTGGGCATGCCGCTCATCGCGACCTTCACCGCCCGGCGCAGCGGCCACGCCCTCAACCAGGCGCTCGTCAAGAAGCTCCTGGCCGACCCGACCGCGCACGCGGTCGTGCAGATCGGGGCCGACGAGGAGCTGGAGCCGCTGCAGATCCGGCTGCCCGCCCTCGGCGCGCTCGACGCCGCCTAG
- the ligD gene encoding non-homologous end-joining DNA ligase, which translates to MGKLDVYDAKRDFHVTPEPPGDRPRPRRAGPLTFMIHKHHARRLHYDLRLELDGVLASWSVPKGPSYDPAVKRLAVETEDHPLAYGGFEGRIPDGEYGAGDSLIWDRGTWDTVPPGQAAQQKRKGHIEAELSGEKLRGRWHLVRTRGEGGKPAWLFFKAKDDAADARFDVVGERPESVVSGRRVTRGPVAAKTLRAAHPPPVDLLLRVWPPMLATLATEAEVHPGDRLEVKYDGFRALAGLSGGKVSLQSRNGLDLGPRFPAVAAALGHLVVGEAVLDGEVVASGGGGSAFEALHGDGSRVVYAVFDLLWLDGEDLRARPLEERRELLESLLAGAPPLLRLAEEVEGPVRKALARARREGWEGLVAKRPGSRYEGRRSRAWLKVKLLGGQELAVVGYTPLKGGAAGIGALLLAVREGRRFVYAGKVGTGYTEAVRRELQRRLDPDRIDAPAAEGAPRMRDARWVTPRLVAEVAFTEWTSDGRLRHPSFKGLRDDKRPEEAVRERPRGR; encoded by the coding sequence ATGGGCAAGCTCGACGTCTACGACGCGAAGCGCGACTTCCACGTGACGCCCGAGCCGCCGGGGGATCGGCCGCGGCCGCGAAGGGCGGGGCCGCTCACGTTCATGATCCACAAGCACCACGCGCGCCGGCTCCACTACGATCTGCGGCTCGAGCTCGACGGGGTGCTCGCGAGCTGGTCCGTGCCGAAGGGGCCGAGCTATGACCCCGCCGTGAAGCGGCTGGCGGTGGAGACCGAGGACCACCCGCTCGCCTACGGCGGGTTCGAGGGGCGCATCCCGGACGGTGAGTACGGGGCGGGCGACTCGCTCATCTGGGATCGGGGCACCTGGGACACGGTCCCGCCGGGCCAGGCCGCGCAGCAGAAGCGGAAGGGCCACATCGAGGCGGAGCTCTCGGGCGAGAAGCTGCGGGGGCGCTGGCACCTCGTGCGGACGCGCGGCGAGGGGGGCAAGCCCGCCTGGCTCTTCTTCAAGGCCAAGGACGACGCCGCCGACGCGCGGTTCGACGTGGTGGGCGAGCGGCCGGAGTCGGTCGTCTCCGGGCGGCGCGTGACCCGCGGGCCGGTGGCCGCCAAGACCCTCCGCGCGGCGCACCCGCCGCCGGTGGACCTGCTCCTGCGCGTGTGGCCGCCGATGCTCGCCACGCTCGCCACCGAGGCCGAGGTCCACCCCGGGGATCGGCTGGAGGTGAAGTACGACGGGTTCCGGGCGCTCGCCGGCCTCTCGGGCGGGAAGGTCTCGCTCCAGAGCCGCAACGGGCTCGACCTCGGGCCGCGCTTCCCGGCGGTGGCGGCGGCGCTGGGCCACCTCGTCGTCGGCGAGGCGGTGCTGGACGGCGAGGTCGTCGCGAGCGGCGGAGGCGGCTCCGCCTTCGAGGCGCTGCACGGCGACGGATCGCGCGTGGTCTACGCCGTGTTCGACCTCCTCTGGCTCGACGGCGAGGACCTGAGGGCGCGGCCGCTCGAGGAGCGGCGGGAGCTCCTGGAGAGCCTGCTGGCCGGGGCCCCGCCGCTGCTGCGCCTGGCCGAGGAGGTGGAGGGGCCCGTCCGGAAGGCGCTGGCGCGGGCGCGGCGCGAGGGGTGGGAGGGGCTCGTCGCCAAGCGGCCGGGCTCGCGGTACGAGGGCCGCCGCTCGCGCGCGTGGCTCAAGGTGAAGCTCCTCGGGGGGCAGGAGCTGGCGGTGGTGGGGTACACGCCGCTCAAGGGCGGCGCGGCGGGCATCGGGGCGCTGCTGCTGGCCGTGCGCGAGGGGCGCCGCTTCGTCTACGCGGGCAAGGTCGGGACGGGTTACACCGAGGCGGTCCGGCGCGAGCTCCAGCGCCGGCTCGACCCCGACCGGATCGACGCGCCGGCCGCCGAGGGGGCGCCCAGGATGCGCGACGCGCGCTGGGTCACGCCGCGCCTCGTGGCCGAGGTGGCGTTCACGGAGTGGACGAGCGACGGCAGGCTGCGCCACCCGTCGTTCAAGGGGCTGCGGGACGACAAGCGGCCGGAGGAGGCGGTGCGGGAGCGGCCGCGCGGGCGCTGA
- a CDS encoding phage holin family protein has translation METTHHPASAPDAARLRALSAKELVTQLAQKASLLARKEIELAKSEAREQLRAEVKMASGLGVAGVCALITVQMLLVALVFGLAEGGVLAGWLTALIVAAVVLAVGTVAGLVGWKKRVRQPLPSTRRSVEENVRWAKERMA, from the coding sequence ATGGAGACGACGCATCACCCAGCGTCCGCGCCGGACGCGGCGCGCCTTCGGGCGCTCAGCGCCAAGGAGCTGGTGACGCAGCTGGCGCAGAAGGCGAGCCTGCTCGCCCGCAAGGAGATCGAGCTCGCGAAGTCCGAGGCGCGGGAGCAGCTCCGGGCCGAGGTGAAGATGGCGAGCGGCCTGGGCGTGGCGGGCGTCTGCGCGCTGATCACCGTCCAGATGCTGCTGGTCGCGCTGGTGTTCGGGCTCGCCGAGGGCGGGGTCCTCGCCGGATGGCTGACGGCGCTGATCGTCGCCGCGGTGGTGCTCGCCGTGGGGACGGTGGCCGGGCTGGTGGGGTGGAAGAAGCGGGTGCGTCAGCCGCTGCCGTCGACGCGGCGCTCGGTCGAGGAGAACGTGCGATGGGCGAAAGAGCGGATGGCGTGA